The Ignavibacteria bacterium genome contains the following window.
ATTTAGTTAGAGTTCAATCAAATCCTTATCGAAAATCAGTTATTTTTTAATGAAAAGTATTTTTCCATAATGAACAAAAATTTTGAAACCAACTTTTATGTTTTGAATTTAATTGGTTGGTAATTTTTAGTTAATTGTATACATTCTCTTAATCAATTAAATTTGCCAATAGTTAATAAATTTTCCCTCTAATAAATCTCAGGAAAAAGTGAAAGATGAATAAACAGAAGATTTATATTGAGACTTATGGCTGTCAGATGAACCTGGCTGATACAGAAATAGTTCAGGGTGTTCTGAAAAGAAATGGTTATGAACTTACCAGTGATGCTGAACAGGCGGATGTTGTTCTAATCAATACCTGTGCAATAAGGGAACACGCTGAAGAAAGAATTTATGGAAGACTTGGTGCTTTTCGTGCAATTAAAAAACACAAACCAAACCTTGTCGTCGGTATTTTAGGATGTATGGCTGAGAGGCTACGTTCAAAATTAATTGAAGAAGAAAAAATAGTTGACCTTATAGTTGGCCCTGATGAATATCGTCGTGTACCAGAATTAATTGATAACGCTTTGATTGGTGAAAAAGGAATTGCTGTCAGATTGAGCAAAACAGAAACTTATGATGATATTGAACCATACCGCGAAGATGGAATTTCTGCCTGGATTGCTGTGATGCGTGGCTGCGATAAGTTTTGTACTTTTTGTGTTGTCCCATTCACAAGAGGCAGAGAAAGAAGCCGACCACTTCAAAGTATTGTAAATGAAGTTAAAGCTTTAAGTGAAAGAGGATTTAAAGAAGTTAATTTACTCGGACAAAATGTTAACTCTTACCGTGACGGCAATTATGATTTTGCTGATTTACTTGCTGCAGTTGCTAAAGTTGACCCTACGATGAGAGTTAGATTTACTACTTCACATCCTCAAGATTTTTCTGATAAACTAATTTATACAATTGCTGAACACGAAAACATTTGTAATTACATTCATTTGCCAATTCAATCGGGTTCAAATAGAATTCTAAAGTTAATGAATAGAACCTACACAGTTGAGCATTACCTCGAAAGAATTGAAAAAGCTCGAAAGGTTATTCCAGGTGTTAGTTTCTCTACAGATATCATCGCTGGATTTCCAACTGAAACAGAAGAAGATCATAAAATGACATTAGATATATTACGTGAAGTTCGATACGATGGTGCGTTTATGTTCAAATACTCAGCAAGAGAAAGAACCAAAGCTTATGAAATGGGTGATGATGTACCTGATGAAGTAAAAACTCGTCGTTTAAATGAAATAATTGAACTTCAGCAAAAAATATCTTATGAGATTAATCAGACATTAATTGGAAAAACTGTTGAAGTGCTTGTTGAAGACTTCAGCAAGAAATCAAAAGATTTTTATATGGGACGAACCGATACAAATAAAATCGTTATCCTTCCAAAAGATGGATTAAATATCGGAGATTACTGCTTAGCTACTATTACCAGAGCCAATTCAGCAACCCTATTTGCCAGTAAAGCCGAGAAGATTGAAAAAAAGTTTGCTGAGTTTTCTTCTTATGAAAAGAATTAATCAATTGATTATAAAATTCCTGATTTATCTTTTTATATCTGTAAATTTTTTATTTGCTCAATCACTCGATTTGAAGAAAGTCATTCAGGATATTGAAAGAGGAGAAACAGAAAAAGCAAATATAATTTTAGTAAGTCTCGAAAAAGATAATCCCAATTCACTTGAAGTAAAATATCTCAGAGCTTTACTGAACGAAAATGGTGATGAAGCCGCCAAGCTTTATAAAGAAATTGTTTTTTCTTCAGATGTTTCCGATTTGAAAGACGATGCTTTATTTAAACTTTATCAGTATTATTATGCACGTGCAGAATTTAGTGAGTCCGATAAGTATGCAAGAATGTTGAAGGAATCATTCCCAGAGTCTGAATATTTAAATTATTTGCAGAGAAAGAATTTATCTCAATCAAGGCTTCAAGTACAGCAAAATTTTGAACAAAAAATTTTAAACGATACATCCCGTAACATAAGTCAATCAGAACAAACTCAACCGATCTCTAATTCTAATTTCTCAATTCAGGTTGGAGCTTTTTCTACTTACTCTAATGCAGTAAGATTTGCATCTCAATTTCAAAAATACCCCACTAAAATTTCTGAGAAAGAAACAAACGGGAGAAAATTTTTCATCGTTATGGTCGGAAGCTACGCCACCGAGACGGAAGCACGAAATGCACTCCAAACATTGAAAAATCAATACAAAGTGGATGGAATTATTGTTTCATTACAATAAAATAACCCCAGGAACGAGAACATTTCACTCCTTAATCTACAAGAAAATTAGAATGCAATTACTTAATTTTGTTAGCCTTTCAGTCTTTTTATTTTGAATTATATTTATGATTGATCACAGGGAATTTCAAAAGAAATTTGGGATTTGTTATCGCTCTCAAATAATGAAAGAGATGGTTGAAGTTATCCATCAAGTAGCGCCGACTGATATTACTGTTTTAATTCAGGGTGAGAGCGGAGTGGGGAAAGAACTTGTAGCTCGTGCAATTCACGGATTGAGTCCAAGAGCAAATAAAAAAATGCTTAGTGTTAATTGCGGCGCAATACCCGAAGGTTTAATTGAAAGTGAATTATTTGGTCATCAAAGAGGAGCTTTTACTGGTGCAGTTGATTCAAGGAAAGGTTACTTTGAACTTGCTGATGGAGGAACTCTCTTTCTTGATGAAATAGGAGAGCTTCCACTTTCGCTTCAGGTTAAATTTTTAAGAGTTTTAGAGACAAAAGAGATTCTTCGCCTCGGTGCCGAAACTGTCATTAAAGTTGATGTAAGATTTATAACCGCAACAAATAAAGACCTAGCCCTCGAAGTTGCAAAAAAAAGATTCCGCGAGGATTTATATTATCGTTTAAGAACTGTAATGATAGAAATTCCACCATTAAGAAAAAGAAAAGAAGATATTCCAATTTTGGTTGATAAGTTTTTAGAAGATTTTTGCGAGAGAAATAAAATTCCAAAACTTGAAGTAGCGCCGGAGACTTATGATTATTTGATGGAATACTCCTGGCCTGGAAATGTTCGTGAATTAAAAAATGCGGTTGAATCAGCGGCTGCTTTAAATAAAACTGGAATTCTGAGAATCGAAGATTTTGAGAAATACTTAATTCCAATCAAATATGATGATAAAGATCGTAACCTTCCTGTTTTTCTAAATAAACCAAGTGATGCTGCGGATCGCGAATTTATATACCGTGCATTATTTGAAATCAAAAAAGATTTGATGGAAATTAAAGACATCCTCATCAATCGTCAGCAAAAAGTTGAAGAGGAAATTCCCGTTTCGGAGCATTTGCCGTTAATTCCAATGAAAGATCTCGAAAAAGAATCTATCAAAAATGCATTAATTAGAACTAACTTTGATAAAAAGAAAGCAGCTGAACTTCTTGGAATCAGTCTTAGAACACTATATCGAAAATTAAAAGAACTTCAATTGAATGAAAACGAGTAATTTAATAAGCTATTTTCTGTTGAGTTTAATTCTCTTTGGATGTTCGTATTCATTTACTGGTTCGTCTATACCTTCGGATATGAAAACTATCGCAATTCCTGTCTTTGACGATTTAAGCGGATACACCGAAGCAGGTTTGCGTGAAAATCTTACAAACTTATTAATACAAAAATTTATTCAGGATAATTCACTTCAAGTTGTTGATCGGAAATATTCTGATACAATTCTTGAAGGGGTAATTCTCTCTGTTAGAGATGAGCCTTTTGTAATTGCTGGAAATGAGCAGGTAAATTCGCGTAGAGTATTGGTTCAGGTCAAAGTTCGCTTTTCTGATCAACGGAGCAAAAAACAATACTGGGAACGAAATTTTTCTCAATATGCTGATTACTCAGCTGAAGGTGGAATTTTTGCAAAACAGCAGGCTATTCAAAAAGCAATAGAAAACTTAACTGAAGATATTTTAATTTCAACAGTATCAGATTGGTAAAATAAGAGAGGTCAAAATTGGCAATTGAAGATATAATACTAACAGCATACTTAATAACGCTTTCCATTTTGTTCTTTTATGGAATGCATGGTTTCTTTCTGGTTTATCTCTACAATAAATTCGGGAATGTAAAATTTGAACCTAAAGGGAAATTCGAAGAACTTCCAAAGGTTTGCATTCAGCTTCCAACTTATAATGAAGCTCTTGTTGTAGACAGGTTGATTGAAGCTGTTTGTAAAATGAATTACCCAAAAGAGAAAATGGAAATTCAGGTTCTCGATGATTCTACTGATGAGACGCAAGAGGTTTTGAAAAAAATTGTTGAAGAAAAAAAGAAAGAGGGCTTCAATATAATTTACCACCACCGGGATAATAGAATTGGTTATAAAGCTGGTGCTTTAAAGGAAGGACTGGAAATGACCGACGCTGAGTATGTTGCAATTTTTGATGCTGATTTCATTCCTAATCCTGAATTTTTGAATCGAACAATTCATTATTTCACAGATCCAAAAGTTGGAATGGTCCAAACTCGATGGGAACATTTGAACGATGAATATTCACTTCTTACTCGGGCTCAGGCATTAGCTCTTGATGGACATTTTGTGATGGAACAACAGGTTAGAAACAAAGCTGGATTTTTCATTAACTTTAATGGAACAGCTGGGATCTGGCGAAAGGCTTGTATCATTGATGCCGGTAACTGGCAGCCCGATACATTAACTGAAGATCTTGACTTAAGTTATCGTGCTCAATTAAGAGGCTGGAAATTTATTTTCATAAATGATTTCACTTCACCTTCAGAATTGCCAATTGAAATTAATGCTTTAAAAAATCAACAATTTAGATGGACGAAGGGCGCAATCGAAACAGCAAAGAAAATTCTTCCACTTGTCTGGAAATCAAGTATTCCGCTTAAATTAAAATTGTATTCAACTTTTCATTTAACAATGAATATTGTTTTCCCTCTAATTGTGATTGCTGGATTGCTTGCTGTTCCACTTGTCTATGTGAAAAATACTGGTAATTATGATGAGTACTTTGCTTTTATGTCGATTTTCACTCTTGCATTTATAAGTTCATTTTTGATGTATATGTATTCTCAGAAAGATATTTATCCCGATTGGAAAAGAAGAATTTATCTTTTCCCTGTCTTTATGGCAGGAAGTATGGGCTTTGCACTTAATAATACAAAAGCAGTTATCGAAGGACTTTTGAACAAAAAAAGTGAATTTGTCCGTACACCAAAATTTAGAATAGAAACAGATAAAGATAATCCACATCCAAAGAAGAAAAAATACGCTGTCACAAAAATCAGCCCGATGATAATTTTAGAATTAGTTTTTGCTTTATGGGCATTATTTGGTATAGGTTTAGCTGCTTATTATACTGAGATCACAGCAATTCCTTTCTTATCAATGTACTTTTTAGGTTATGGTGTGATTGCCGTAATGTCAATCAAACATGCACTTGATAGTAAATATGAGTAATTCTAAAGAACTTACTTTGGATAGAATTCGCAACTTGATGAAAGATAATCCTGATTCTCCTTTATTTGCGAGATATGCGGATTTACTTTTTCAGAAGGGACTAATTAATGAAGCTTTAATTGTAATTGAGAATGGATTGAAGAAGCACAAACTTTATTCAACTGCGTACATTGTATATGCTAAAATTTTACTCCAAAAAGGAAGGGACAAAGAAGCTCTCGAAAATTTGAAAAAAGTTCTAAAGCTCTCCCCTTCTTGTCCCGCTGCAAAAGCATTAATTGATAAAATAGAACACAAAGATTTTCGTAAAAGGATGAAGGGGGAAGGTAGTGATGTAATTTCAGAACCACTTATCCGTAAGAGGAAATCCGTGACCAAGAATGAAATTGAATCAATAATTGAAAAATTCGAAAATGCCGAATCACTTATAATTAAAGCTGACCCAAATTTTAATAAGCAATATCAGCCACCAGATGAAACACCAGAAATTGTAACCGAAACGATGTATCACATTTTAGTTAATCAAGGTTTATATGACAAGGCTTACAATGTCTTACAAAAACTTATTCTCAAAAATCCAACCCGAAGAGATTATTACGAGCAACAGCTAAATTGGATTAAACAAAAATTAACTTAAAAGTCATTTCAGTAGATTTAAATTCAATAAACGAGCTTCTTTTAATAACTATTTGATCGAATTTTGGTTTACGATAAACAAAATTTTAATTGAATAAAGCTGTATATTTCTATCATCTTTGATGATGACTTAAAAATTTTATTTCAATAATTAGTGCTGATAAATCTATTTCATTTAGGCTGGTGCTGTTTTTAATTTCAAAAAAAGCAAGAAAAAATATTTCAAGTTTCAAAAATCTTTTTAGTAAAAATTTGAGACTATTTATTAAAGTAGAAATTGGAATTCAAATCAGAGAGTTGTTTAAGCTTAATGTGAAACAGCAGGCTTTCACATTTCAAAATGTAATTCAAAGTGTAAAGAATCATTAGTAAATTTTTCACTAGAAAATCATCTTAATTCACTAAATTTTGAAAAATATTGTACGATTACGGATGAATTATCAACGCGTCAATCCTGATTTCTTCAAAGGACCAACCGAAAAAGTTGCTAAAAAATTATTGGGTAAAATTTTAGTTAGAGTTATCAAAGGAAAAATATTATCCGGTAAAATTGTAGAAACTGAAGCATATCTTGATGAAAATGATCTTGCTTCCCATTCCGCTGTTGGAATGACTGAGAGAAATAAAGTAATGTTTGGTGAAGCGGGACTTGCTTATGTTTATTTCACTTATGGAATGCACTATTGCTTTAATGTTGTAACAGGTGAAAAGGGTAAAGGCTCTGCTGTTTTAATTCGAGCAATTGAACCAATAGAAGGAATTGATTTAATGAAGAAATTCAGAAAGAAAGAAGATCTCAATATTTTGACAAACGGTCCTGCTAAACTCTGCCAGGCATTAAATATCGATAAGAGACTAAATGGTGTGGATTTAAAATCATCAAATGAAATTTTTATTGCAGAACCATTCAATAAAGAAAATTTTGAAATAGTTGTATCTAAGAGAATTGGAATTGAAAAATCAAAAGACCTTCCTTTAAGGTTTTATATTAAGGAAAACAAATTTGTCTCTAAGAAGTAGAACAGACAATGAAATTTTTAATTGTCAGAACAGATAAACTCGGTGACTCTCTACTTACTTTGCCAGTAGCAGCAAAATTAAAAGAGAAATTTCCGGAAAGTATTGTTTACTTTCTTGCGAGTTCATATACGGCACCAATTATTGCTAAATCAATTTTTGTTGATGAAGTGATTGCTTCAGATAAGACAAGTTTTTTTGATCTGGCAGAAATATTAAGAAGAAAAAAAATAGATTATGCAATTGTTGCTCGTCCTACATTGAGAAATGCTTTGCTGGTTTATTTTGCAGGAATTAAATATCGTATTGGTACTAAATTCAGAGCTTATTCGTTTTTATTTAATAAAAGAGTTGCTCATCACCGAAAAGAGAGCAAAAAACACGAAGCACTTTATAATCTTGATTTAATTGAGCCAATTGGAATTCCAAATTCTGATAATCTTGATGATATTAAATTTGGCTTGGTTCCTGAATTTGAATGGCAGCAGAAAGTCAGACGAAAACTCCGAAGGTTTGGAATTGACCTTACAAAACCATTGATGGTAATGCATATTTCAAGTGGTGGATCTGCAGTTGATTGGAATTACCTTAACTTTAAGCAGCTTGCCCGAATGATTAAAGCCAATACAGAAGCAGAAATTATTTTAACTGGAACCAATAAAGATTTCCTCTTTCTTTATGAATTATTCTTAGATTTTGATTATAGAGTTTACAATCTTGCAGGAGAATTAAATCTTGTAGAATTATTCAATTTGTTTTCACTTGTCGATATTTACATTGGTAATTCAACGGGTCCCACTCATCTTGCAGCAATTGCAGGATGCTGGGTAATTTCTTTCTATCCAAAAATTAAAGTTGCATCACAGGTGAGATGGGGTCCTATTACTAAAAAAAGAATTATATTTGAACCAGAAATTGAATGTTCAGAATGCACTCAGGAGCAATGCATGAATTTAAATTGTATGGATTCAATTTCAGTAGAAAAAGTCTTCAAAGAAGTTTATAAAATTATCACTAAAACAGAGTGGAAATAATTATGATTAATTTTTTGATTTTCTTACTGATTTTAAATTTATTCCCTCAAGCTTCAGAGTTTAGGAAAATTGAGAATAGAGCATTCGATGTTAAGGAAAAACTAACTTTTGATGTTAATTACGGCTTTGTTACGGCAGGAATTGCAACTTTTTCGATACCAGAAATTAGATCATTAGCAGGAAGAAAAGTCTATCGAATTAAATTTGAAGTGAACACTGTTCCTGCTTTTGATCCATTTTTTAAAGTTCGTGATAGATATGAAACTTATCTTGATGTAGAAGGAATTTTTCCATGGAGATTTGAACAGCATATCCGTGAAGGGAATTACCGCAGAGACTTTAGTGCATTTTTTGATCAAAGAAGAAATCTTGCGAAGACAACTGAAGGTGTTTTCCCAGTTCCGCCTTATGTCCACGATATTGTGTCAGCGTTTTATTATGTTCGAACGCTCGATTTCAGCAAAATGAAGAAGGGTGATAAAATTAAACTTCAAAATTTTTATAAAGATAGAACTTATGATCTCGAGGTTCTTTATCACGGAAAAGAAATTGTAACTGTGAAAGCAGGAAAGTTTCGATGCATCGTTGTTGAACCACTTGTTCAAGAAGGCGGATTATTCAAAGCCGAAGGAAGTATTTTAATCTGGCTGACGGATGATGATGTTAAAATGCCCGTGAAAGTTAAAACAAAAGTTGTGATTGGTTCAATTGATAGTGAATTAACAGCTTATGAAAATTTAAAATCACCACTTAAGGCAAAATTATAATGTCAAAGTATAAAAAAGCTGACTTCTCCAAAGTAAAGACTTATTCAATAAAGCAAAGAAAAAGCAAAGTTGAACTTGGTTTATTGGCAAAGACTTTTGATCCTAAAAAGGATTCATTTGGTGATTATATCAATTCATTGCCAAAATTTTTAGCAGTTAATGATTTGATTGAGTTTGCGAAACTTATCGTTAAAGCAAAAGAAAAAAATAAGCCAGTAATTTTTATGATAGGTGCTCATGTTATTAAAGTTGGATTAAGCCCAATCTTAATTGATTTGATGAAAAATGATTTTATCTCTGCAATTGCAATGAATAGTGCTGGAGCAATTCATGATTCGGAACTGGCTTTCTTTGGCAAAACATCTGAAGATGTGGCTGCAGGAATTACAGATGGTTCTTTCGGAATGGCAAAAGAAACTGGCGAATTTATCAACTCTACTCTTACAAAATATGAGCATTCGAATGTCGGTTACGGCGAAGCTCTTGCAATTGAAATGAAATTGCAAAAAGCAAAAAATCGAAGGTTAAGTATTATTTACAATGCTTATGAATTAGATAAACCTGTTACAATTCATGCAGCAATTGGAACCGACATTACTCATCAGCATCCCAATGTAAATGGATCAGCCATTGGAAAGCTAAGCCTTAATGATTTTCAAATTTTGACAGAGGTCGTTTCAAAACTTGGTAATGGCGGAGTAGTTGCTAATATTGGTTCAAATGTAATTTTACCAGAAGTTTTTTTGAAAGCTTTAACAATTGCGAGAAATCTTGGACACAAAGTTTTTAATTTC
Protein-coding sequences here:
- the miaB gene encoding tRNA (N6-isopentenyl adenosine(37)-C2)-methylthiotransferase MiaB, translating into MNKQKIYIETYGCQMNLADTEIVQGVLKRNGYELTSDAEQADVVLINTCAIREHAEERIYGRLGAFRAIKKHKPNLVVGILGCMAERLRSKLIEEEKIVDLIVGPDEYRRVPELIDNALIGEKGIAVRLSKTETYDDIEPYREDGISAWIAVMRGCDKFCTFCVVPFTRGRERSRPLQSIVNEVKALSERGFKEVNLLGQNVNSYRDGNYDFADLLAAVAKVDPTMRVRFTTSHPQDFSDKLIYTIAEHENICNYIHLPIQSGSNRILKLMNRTYTVEHYLERIEKARKVIPGVSFSTDIIAGFPTETEEDHKMTLDILREVRYDGAFMFKYSARERTKAYEMGDDVPDEVKTRRLNEIIELQQKISYEINQTLIGKTVEVLVEDFSKKSKDFYMGRTDTNKIVILPKDGLNIGDYCLATITRANSATLFASKAEKIEKKFAEFSSYEKN
- a CDS encoding SPOR domain-containing protein, with protein sequence MKRINQLIIKFLIYLFISVNFLFAQSLDLKKVIQDIERGETEKANIILVSLEKDNPNSLEVKYLRALLNENGDEAAKLYKEIVFSSDVSDLKDDALFKLYQYYYARAEFSESDKYARMLKESFPESEYLNYLQRKNLSQSRLQVQQNFEQKILNDTSRNISQSEQTQPISNSNFSIQVGAFSTYSNAVRFASQFQKYPTKISEKETNGRKFFIVMVGSYATETEARNALQTLKNQYKVDGIIVSLQ
- a CDS encoding sigma-54-dependent Fis family transcriptional regulator, whose amino-acid sequence is MDHREFQKKFGICYRSQIMKEMVEVIHQVAPTDITVLIQGESGVGKELVARAIHGLSPRANKKMLSVNCGAIPEGLIESELFGHQRGAFTGAVDSRKGYFELADGGTLFLDEIGELPLSLQVKFLRVLETKEILRLGAETVIKVDVRFITATNKDLALEVAKKRFREDLYYRLRTVMIEIPPLRKRKEDIPILVDKFLEDFCERNKIPKLEVAPETYDYLMEYSWPGNVRELKNAVESAAALNKTGILRIEDFEKYLIPIKYDDKDRNLPVFLNKPSDAADREFIYRALFEIKKDLMEIKDILINRQQKVEEEIPVSEHLPLIPMKDLEKESIKNALIRTNFDKKKAAELLGISLRTLYRKLKELQLNENE
- a CDS encoding LptE family protein, which translates into the protein MKTSNLISYFLLSLILFGCSYSFTGSSIPSDMKTIAIPVFDDLSGYTEAGLRENLTNLLIQKFIQDNSLQVVDRKYSDTILEGVILSVRDEPFVIAGNEQVNSRRVLVQVKVRFSDQRSKKQYWERNFSQYADYSAEGGIFAKQQAIQKAIENLTEDILISTVSDW
- a CDS encoding glycosyltransferase; this translates as MAIEDIILTAYLITLSILFFYGMHGFFLVYLYNKFGNVKFEPKGKFEELPKVCIQLPTYNEALVVDRLIEAVCKMNYPKEKMEIQVLDDSTDETQEVLKKIVEEKKKEGFNIIYHHRDNRIGYKAGALKEGLEMTDAEYVAIFDADFIPNPEFLNRTIHYFTDPKVGMVQTRWEHLNDEYSLLTRAQALALDGHFVMEQQVRNKAGFFINFNGTAGIWRKACIIDAGNWQPDTLTEDLDLSYRAQLRGWKFIFINDFTSPSELPIEINALKNQQFRWTKGAIETAKKILPLVWKSSIPLKLKLYSTFHLTMNIVFPLIVIAGLLAVPLVYVKNTGNYDEYFAFMSIFTLAFISSFLMYMYSQKDIYPDWKRRIYLFPVFMAGSMGFALNNTKAVIEGLLNKKSEFVRTPKFRIETDKDNPHPKKKKYAVTKISPMIILELVFALWALFGIGLAAYYTEITAIPFLSMYFLGYGVIAVMSIKHALDSKYE
- a CDS encoding DNA-3-methyladenine glycosylase — its product is MNYQRVNPDFFKGPTEKVAKKLLGKILVRVIKGKILSGKIVETEAYLDENDLASHSAVGMTERNKVMFGEAGLAYVYFTYGMHYCFNVVTGEKGKGSAVLIRAIEPIEGIDLMKKFRKKEDLNILTNGPAKLCQALNIDKRLNGVDLKSSNEIFIAEPFNKENFEIVVSKRIGIEKSKDLPLRFYIKENKFVSKK
- a CDS encoding glycosyltransferase family 9 protein; translated protein: MKFLIVRTDKLGDSLLTLPVAAKLKEKFPESIVYFLASSYTAPIIAKSIFVDEVIASDKTSFFDLAEILRRKKIDYAIVARPTLRNALLVYFAGIKYRIGTKFRAYSFLFNKRVAHHRKESKKHEALYNLDLIEPIGIPNSDNLDDIKFGLVPEFEWQQKVRRKLRRFGIDLTKPLMVMHISSGGSAVDWNYLNFKQLARMIKANTEAEIILTGTNKDFLFLYELFLDFDYRVYNLAGELNLVELFNLFSLVDIYIGNSTGPTHLAAIAGCWVISFYPKIKVASQVRWGPITKKRIIFEPEIECSECTQEQCMNLNCMDSISVEKVFKEVYKIITKTEWK
- a CDS encoding DUF3108 domain-containing protein translates to MINFLIFLLILNLFPQASEFRKIENRAFDVKEKLTFDVNYGFVTAGIATFSIPEIRSLAGRKVYRIKFEVNTVPAFDPFFKVRDRYETYLDVEGIFPWRFEQHIREGNYRRDFSAFFDQRRNLAKTTEGVFPVPPYVHDIVSAFYYVRTLDFSKMKKGDKIKLQNFYKDRTYDLEVLYHGKEIVTVKAGKFRCIVVEPLVQEGGLFKAEGSILIWLTDDDVKMPVKVKTKVVIGSIDSELTAYENLKSPLKAKL